The Catalinimonas alkaloidigena genome segment CTGGCGGGCGGGCGGCAGCCTCGACGACCTGACCACCTGGGTGCTGACCGTATTGATGGCGCTGATTTTCTTCATCGGGTACCTCTTCTTCCACCAATTGATTAGGTTGGGCATCAGACCTGAACAACCATGATTCAATTCGCTAAAACGCTCCGCAGTTTCCGTTTCGCTGCCGGCGGCATCCACTGGCTCTTTCGCTACGAAAACAACGCCCGCGTCCACTTGCTGGCCGCGCTGGTGGTGATCGGGGTCGGCTTTTGGCTGCGCATTTCGCGCACCGACTGGCTCTGGCTGCTGCTGGCCATTGCGCTGGTCTGGACGGCCGAGATGTTCAACACCGCCCTCGAAAAAGTAGTCGACCTCGTCTCGCCCGAGTACCATCCGCTGGCCGGGCAGGCCAAAGACCTCGCTGCCGGTGCGGTGCTGCTGACCGCCCTCTTTGCCGTGGTGGTAGGCGTCCTGGTGCTGGGACCGTATGTGGTGGACGTATTTGCGTAGGAAGCCGGAAAACCGGAGACGGGGGACCGGATTTCCAATTGAACTTACATAATTGCCATCTCGAATGCCGCCGCCGCGGCGGACCGCGTTGTTTGAAATGACACGGCAAAAGAAGAACGTGCGACCTGACAACCGGCAAGCCTGCGCACTTGAACCTGAGACTTGCCTCCTGCGACCCCGAACCTGTAACCTTTCAACCTTGTAACCTTAACCTGCCATGAATAACTTCTTCGAGCGCCTCAACGAGTGGGTGCGCACTTCCGTCACTATCCGCATGTTGTCGGTGGCCTTTCTGATTCTGCTGCTCCTGATTCCGGCGAGCATGATCGAATCCCTGATCCGCGAACGGGAGATGCGGCAACAGGACGTGATTCGGGAAATCAGCAGCAAGTGGAGCGGGCCCCAGACCCTCACCGGACCGATTCTTTCCATTCCCTACGACGCCTACGAGCGTGCCAACGACGGTAAAATGGTGAAGGTGACGCAATGGGCGCACTTTCTGCCGGAAAGCCAGGCGGTGACGGGCCAGTTAGCCCCCCAAACCCGCCGCCGGGGCCTCTACGAAGCGGTGGTGTACAACGCGCAGCTCCAGTTTGCCGGCCGTTTCCCATCCCCCGATTTCAGCGAACTGGGCATCGCGCCCGACCAAGTGCATTGGAACGACGCTCTGGTGGCGGTAGGCATCAGCGACATGCGAGGCATTGAAAAGGAGATTCAGCTGCAGTGGGCCGGTCAAACCTACGCGCTGAATTCCGGTATAGAAACGCGCGACGTGCTACCGGGGGGAGCCAGCGTAAAAGTGCGGGTCGCCGAGGGTGCGGGACGTTACGAGTACCGGTTCGACCTGGAACTGAAGGGCAGCCAGTCCGTTTTCTTCGTCCCTGTCGGGCGGGAAACGAACGTGACGCTGCAATCCGACTGGCCGACGCCCAGCTTCGACGGCGCCTTTTTGCCTGCCGAACGGGACGTGACGGAGACCGGCTTTCAGGCGAAGTGGCACGTGCTGCACCTCAATCGGCAGTATCCGCAACAGTGGAAGGGGAGTGCCTATCACCTCGCCACAGAAGCTTCTCCTCGCTATGGTATAGAACCTGCGTTGCAGCAATCGGATCAGGCCGCCTTCGGGGTACACCTGCTGGTGCCGGTCGATCAGTACCAGAAGTCGATGCGGACGGCCAAGTACGCCATCATGTTGATCGCCCTCACGTTTGTCGTTTTCTTTTTCATCGAAATCCTCACCCGCCGCAACATCCACCCCATCCAGTACATCCTTGTCGGGCTGGCGCTGTGTGTGTTCTACACGCTGCTGCTGTCGCTTTCCGAACAAATCGGTTTCAACGCGGCCTATGCCGTAGCGGCGCTGGCAACCATTGGGCTGATCACCGCCTACGTCAGCAGCATCTTCAAAAATGGGCGCCTCACCGCGCTCATGGCCGGTATCCTGACGGTGTTGTACGGCTTCATCTTCGTCGTGCTGCAGCTGGAAGACTACGCCCTGTTGCTCGGCAGCATCGCGCTGTTCGTGTTGCTGGCCGTCCTGATGTGGCTCACCCGCCGCATTGACTGGTACCAGTTCGGCAAGAAGCCACCGCAGGAAGAACTGGCGTAGGAGATGACAACTAATGGCGGTATCGTTGCAAACAGTAGCATTCTGCTGCTTTTTTATGTGCTGCGGTGCTTAGTTCTGAATTTAATTATGCTGATGCCTCTCGTTATCACAGTTGAGGTCATCATGCTACTGGTGATTTTAGCGAGGTTGTGCCTGAAGCGTTACCGGACGCAAAAGAATCTCGTGCGATCGGTGGTACATATAGCATGTATTTCCTCTGTATTTCTTTTCATAGGTGATTGGTGTGCTGTCTTTACTTTGTCAGTCGTTCATCACCGTACAATTAGCATTTTCACAAAATATCAGGAGCAGATTCCTGTCGGTGATCGGGTAAACGGAGCATGGATTCTGGAAGAACCTGATTTTATGATTTCTGATGAGGAAAAAAATATTCTCGCCACCAACTATGCACGATGGAGTCCCTGTTTCTACGAACGAGGTTACTGCTATGTAGAGTTTGGAGGATTTTTGCGGAATGCGGGAGGGTACTGTCTTAGACTTGATGCTGCTCAAGAAACGTGTCTCAGGGGTTTCGGATTTCACAGAATCACAATCACAAAGCCATTAATTGGAGGTTGGAGACGTTACGAGTAGTTGAGCTACGTTATGAACGTATATCAATAAAATTAATCTTTCGTTTAGTTTTATTGAAATAGTGGTTAATTTTATGCATTCTTGTTGCGCGATATGCCCAAAAAACTTCCGCTGAAATGTCCGAGTTGTGAAACTACGTTGAAGGTGGAAAGTCTGCAGTGTACGCAGTGCGCTACGCGGGTGGTGGGTTTGTTCGATTTGCCCCTGTTGACGCGGCTCAGTCCCGACGATCAGCGTTTTGTGGTGCTGTTCCTGAAGGCAAGCGGCAGTTTGAAAGAGATGGCCAAGCAGCTGGGCTACAGTTACCCGACCGTGCGCAACATGCTGGACGACCTCATTGCCCGCATCCACACGCTGGAATCTGAAACCAATCCTTCGAACGAATGAACGTAACCGCCTGGCTTCTTAATCCTTTTCAGAAAGTGGCAGGTGAGCAGGCGCTGGCGTGGGGGAGTGGCGTGGTGGTGTTGGGTGGGCTGACGGCCTGGTGGCATCAGGCGCGGTTCGATGGCGTGCTCGACATGCACCTCGTGGAAGGCGGACCGTGGGTGGGGCCTTTCCTCGACGGCGTAGTCAACGTGCTGGTGCTGACAATTGTCTTCTACCCGCTGGGGCTGCTGCTGAACCGGGGGCGCGTGCGTCTGCTCGACGTGGTGGGCACCATGGCCCTGGCGCGGGCTCCGTTTGTACTGCTGCCGTTTTTGAACAGTCACGATTTTTTGCAGCGTACCTCTTCCGAAATCCTGACGCATGTCCAACAGGGTACCGTGGCAGAAATCGATAACCTGGACCTGACGCTTCTGCTGCTTATCTCGGTACTTTCGCTGGGGCTGCTGGTGTGGATGGTGCTGTGGCTGTACCGCGCCTATGCGGTGTCGTGCAACGTGCGCGGTGCGAAAGGCATTATCAGTTTCATCGTCGGGTTAGTGCTCGCCGAGCTCCTTTCCAAGTGGCTGATTGGTCACTGGGTGCAACCTTACCTTTCTTCTTTATGAAAACCTTCTTTTTGTACCTACTGCTCGTGGGAGTCCTGGTGGAGACCACCTGGGCTCAAGACCTGACCGGCACCTGGCAGGGGGCATTGAGCGTGCAGGGCCAGTCGCTGCCGTTGGTGGTGCACCTCAAACCGGTCGACGGAGGCTACACCGGGACGCTCGACAGCCCGAAACAGAATGCCTTCGGCCTGGCGATCTCTTCTGTGGAGTTGAACCAAAAGCGACTCACGCTGGGCCTGACCGCCCTGGGTGCGAGCTACGAGGGCACGCTGGTCACGGCCGATTCGCTGGCAGGCACGTGGAAACAGGGCGGCGCTTCCTTTCCGCTGAACCTGAAGCGTACCGATACGGAGGTGGGGGAAAGTCGGAAGCCGCAGGAGCCGAAGCCACCGTTTCTGTACGAAAGCAAAGACGTGAGTTTTCAGAATGCCGTTGCCCACCTGCAACTGGCGGGCACGCTGACCCTGCCGAAAGGGGCGGGGCCTTTTCCGGCGGTGGTGCTGGTGAGTGGCTCCGGACCGCAGAACCGCGACGAGGAGATTTTCGGACACAAGCCCTTCGCCGTACTGGCCGATTACCTGACCCGGCATAACATCGCGGTGTTGCGCTACGACGACCGCGGGCAGGGCCAGTCGCAGGGCGATTTTGCGACCGCCACCACAGAAGACTTCGCGACCGATGCGGCAGCGGCGTTTGCGTTTCTGAAGCAACAGGCGAAGATCGATCCCACGCGCGTCGGCATCGTCGGGCACAGCGAAGGCGGCCTCATTGCGCCGATGTTAGCGGCGCAGGATACGACGGTGGCGTTTCTGGTGTTGCTGGCCGCGCCCGGCGTGGCGACCGACGACCTGATGTTGCAGCAGTCCATTCTGATCAGCGAAGCCAGTGGTGCCGCCCCGCAGGAGATCGAGCAGCAGGTGCAACTGAACCGGCAACTCTTCAACATCCTGAAATCGAACGACGAGCCCGAAGCGCTGCTGGAACAGATGACCGAACTGGTCGATGCCGAGGCCAAGCGGCGTGCCGGAGGCGACGAAGCCACCGAGGCGGCTCTGAAGCAGCAGATGACCCGGGCCCTCGCGCCGACGATGTCGCCCTGGTTCCGTTACTTCATCAACCTCAACCCCCGTCCCACGCTGATGCAGGTCACGTGTCCGGTACTGGCGCTCAACGGCGAAAAAGACCTCCAGGTGCCTGCGGGTCCGAACCTGAAAGCTCTGGCCGATGCCCTGAAAAGTAGCGGCAATACGCGCGTCACCACCCGGGAGCTGCCGGGACTGAATCACCTGTTCCAGACCGCCCAAACCGGTCTCCCGGCCGAGTACGGGCAGCTGGAAGAAACCTTTGCACCGGTTGCGTTAGAAACCATCGCCGACTGGATCAACGGCCTGGCTCAGCAGACGTACGGCGTGAAGGAGTAAAACGAGCACAACCCTGCGCAGCGTCCACGCCTGCCCCTGGGGTGATACCTGGAGGCACTGGGCGTACTGAGCAGGGCTGCCTCTGTTGTACTACGCGCAGCTCCCGGACACGATTCCGCGCCACTTCGGGCCTGCGGGGCAGCCGGATGCGTACGGTGCAAAGGAACTGATCGGAACCTTGCCTGCGATTGGAAGCCTGCTGTACCTCGACCTAGTTTTTTTGAACCACTATCCCCACATCTTTCATTATCCGGTAAAAATTACGGCCGAACATGCACCTCGCCCGTACCGCCTGGCCATTCGCCGGGTTCGGGTGCTGAAGTGCGTGATCGTCGGTAGCTTTGCCTACCTCACGTACGCCACCCTGGGCAACCGTGAGGGCCTCGGCACGTTCTTCCTGCTGGTGTTTCTCCCGCTTACGCTAGGCAGCACCGAGTGCTTCGTCTACCGGGCGCTTACAAAATGCTAGACCGGTAACTAGGCTAGCTTACGCCTTCACGGCTTTGAGCCAGGCGTGGGCCATCAGTTGCGCCCCGGCCACGGACGGATGCACGCCGTCGGGCGTCCAGTAAGAGGCTGGCGCTTGTTTCTGGGCCTGATCGAACACGTCCTGGTACGGAATCAGGGTGGCGTTGAATTGCTTCGCGATGTCGCGGGCTGCCTCCTGGTATTTCGGAAACTCGGGGTACCACTGGTCGGTAACGGCCTTGACGTTCGGTACCGCAAACGGTTCGCCGATGATCAGCCGCACGTTGGGCAGGGCCTTTTTGGTACGTTCCAGCAGCGCGATGTAATCGTTCCGGTATTTGTCCAGATCGCCGTCGTAATTGCCGTTGATCATGTGCCAGAAATCGTTCACCCCGATCAGGATGCTCAGCACGGTCGGCTTCAGGTTCAGTGCGTCGGTATCCCAGCGGTCGGCCAGCTGGTACACCTTGTTGCCGCTGATGCCTTTGTTGTAGATAGTCAGGGTCAGCTCCGGTGCCTGGTACAGCAACTGCGAACCGGCCATAAAAGCGTAGCCGCGCCCGAGGGCCACGTCGTTGTTGGCGTCCATTTTTTCCTTGTCGCGCCCGGCGTCCGTGATGGAATCGCCCTGAAACAGAATGACATCGCCTTTCTGAAGCGACACTTTTTGCGTAGCGGTCGGGGCCATGGCAGCGGTAACAATTTCGGGAAGACTCAGGGCAAGCGCGCCGCCCAAAGTAGCGTTGCGCAGAAAGTGACGACGGTTGGAGGAATGTGTCTCGGACATGGGGAGTAGGTGGATAATAAAACGAAAAAATCCTTTGGTCGTGAAGGTATATTTTTCGAGGGGTTGCGCCAAGAAAAAACAGCGCTTCTCTGCGATCGGCTTGCCAAGTGCCACCACGGCCGGGTGAGTATAGGGAAAACGGGCGTGGCTCTTGTCTCTTACTGCAACGCTTCCTTTCAAGAATTACGCATGCGCAACTTTATACGACTGGCAGGCTTCCTGTGTCTCCTCGGGGGGAGTCCATCGGGCTGGGCACAGTCAACCTCCGACGGATGGCCGGAACGCACCGCTACCCACCGGCCGTGGACCCGCTGGTGGTGGATGGGCAACGCCGTCGACCCGGCGAACCTCGATACACTGCTGACGCGCTACGCTGCGGCGGGTTTCGGGGGCGTGGAAGTAACCCCGATTTACGGCGCCATGGGCTACGAAGACCGCTACCTGCCGTACCTGTCGCCCACGTGGATGGACGCCCTCCGCTTTTCGGCGCAAAAGGCCGAGGCAGTAGGGATGCGCCTGGACATGAACCTGGGAACGGGCTGGCCGTTTGGCGGCCCGCAGATCCAACCCGAACACGCCGCGTCGCAACTGGTGATGCAGACCTACGACGTGCGGGGCGGCAAGAAATGGACACACAGTTTGCAGGTCGATGACCCGAAGCAGCGTGAGTTGGGGGCTACGTTGCAAGCGGTCGTGGCCTACGGCGACGGAGGCGAAGTGGTGGACCTGACCGATCAGGTGAGTGACGCCGGCCAACTGACCTGGAAACCAAAACGGGGCCAGTGGAAGGTCTACGCTGCGTTTGCCGGACACACGCGGCAACAGGTGAAACGGGCCGCGCCGGGGGGCGAAGGCTACACGATGAACCATTTTTCGGAAGAGGCGCTACAGACCTACCTCCACCGTTTCGATACGGCGTTCGGTGCGCAGCCTCCGAACGTGCGGGCCTACTTCAACGACAGCTACGAAGTGTACAACGCCGACTGGTCGCCGAATCTGCTGGACGCGTTCCGGCAGCGGCGGGGCTACGACCTGGCGCTGCACCTGCGCGAACTGGTGAGCGACGACAGCACGGAGACGCTTGCCCGCCTCAAAAGCGACTACCGCGAGACCCTCAGTGAACTTCTGCTCGAAAACTTTACCCGCCCCTGGACCGGGTGGATTCACGGCAAAGGGGGCCTTTCGAAAAACCAGGCGCACGGCTCGCCCGGCAACCTGCTCGACCTCTACGGTGCGGTCGACATTCCCGAGTGTGAAACGTTCGGGTCCAGCTACTTTCCCATTCCCGGCCTGCGCCGCGATTCGGCCGACGTGCGCAACGTCGATCCCGATCCCATTTTTCTGAAATTCGCCTCGTCGCCGGCGCACGTGCTGGGCAAGCCGCTCGTCTCGTGCGAGGCCTTCACCTGGCTGGCCGAGCACTTCAAGGTCGCGCCTTCGCAGTGCAAACCCGAGGTGGAACAGACCTTTCTGGCGGGCGTCAACCACGTCTTTTACCATGGCACCACCTACTCGCCGCTGGTCGGCGACCAAGCCGCCCCGTGGCCCGGCTGGCTCTTTTATGCCTCGACCAACTTTGCCCCGTCGAACAGTTGGTGGCCGCAGGTGCAGGGCCTGAACCAGTACATCGCGCGGTGCCAGTCTGTGTTACAGGCGGGTCGGCCCGACAACGAACTGCTGGTCTACTGGCCTATTTATGACGTGTGGCACGATGCGCACGGCATGGAGTACCAGATCGGCGTGCACGACGTGGACGAGTGGCTGCACCCAACGCCCTTCTACCAACTCGCCAGGCAGCTGACCGACCGGGGCTATAGCCTCGACTTTGCGTCGGATCTTCAACTGGAACAGGCCCGAGTGGTGAACGGCAACGTGCGCGTGGCCGATGGGGGGGGCGACTACGCGGTGCTGGTGCTGCCGAAAAGCGAACACCTGCCGGTCGAAACGTTCGAACAAGCGATGCGACTGGCCCGCGAAGGGGCGACCGTGGTGTTACAGGCTTTGCCGCAGGAAGTGCCGGGACTGCACCAGCTTGACGAACGGCGCCAGCAATTGCAACAACGTGTACGGGAGCTGTCGTTTACCGCCGGTACCAACGGCGTGCAGGAGGCGCAGGTGGGCGAAGGGCGCGTGGTGCTGACCGCGCAAGTAGAATCCACCCTGCCGACCTTGGGACTAAACCGAGAAACCCTGACTGATTTGGGGTTGAAATTCATTCGTCGGAAAATCGACGGCGGCACTTACTACTACGTGGTGAACCATACCCCCGACGCGGTCAATCAAGTGGTCACGCTCACTACGGCCGCGCAGGCAGTGACGATGCTGGACCCCCAGTCGGGTGCTTACGGCACGGTGCCGGTGCAAACCGGTGGGCAGGGCACGCAAGTAAGGTTGCAACTCGCGCCCGGCGAGGCGATGATTCTCCGGACTGCCGATCAGCCCCGGGGAGATGCACCCGTCTGGGCTTACGTCACCGAGACGGGAACCGCCCAACCTTTGAATGGACCATGGACATTGCGCTTTACCGAGGGCGGCCCCGAACAACCCAAGGACCAGAGCCTGAGTTCGCTTATGTCCTGGACGGAACTTAACGATCCCGACGCCGGACGGTTTTCGGGATGTGCAGAATACAGCACCACGTTCGAGTGGTCGCCCGAAGAAGGGGTCGACGACTACCGCTTGCAGTTGGGAAACGTGCGGGAAAGCGCCCGGGTATGGCTCAACGGCGAAGAGGTCGGCGTGTTGTGGAGCCTTCCGTTTCAGGCACGTGTCGGGCCGTTCCTAAAAAAGGGCACCAATACGTTGAAAATCGAGGTGTGCAACCTGATGGCCAACCGCATCCGCGACATGGACCGGCGGGGTGTCGAGTGGAAGAAATACCACGAAATCAACTTCGTCAACATCAACTACAAATCGTTCGACGCCTCCGACTGGGCGCCGCAGCCGTCGGGGTTGCTGGGGCCGGTAACGTTGCAACCCCTCCGGCACACGCCGAACCATCCCTGATTCTTAAGCCGCTACTTCTATCATGATCGTCTACTCCTCCATGAGAAAATCCATTGTTGTCTGCCTGCTGCTGTGCGTGGCAGGACACATACGTGCGCAGAACGCCAGCCACACCGAAGCCGTGGTCCGGAAAATCGCGGACCGGATCGTCAGCAACGCACAGTATACGTTCGTTTCAGAAACGGATGGTAAAGTCTACGCCTCGACCAAAGACATTCCCAAGAATGTGGAGGTCAAATTCGCCTCGCCGTTGCAGGAGTGGCACTACTCCAACGGTGTGCTGAACCTGGCGATGGTCAACCTGGGGCGCTACCTCCACGAGCAGAAATACCTTGACTACGCGGCCAAACACGTCGCCTTCGGATTCGAGAACTACGCGTTTTTCCAGAAACGTTTTAAGCACGACCGGCCCCACCACCGCTATCCATTCGGACAGCTCTGGACGATGGACGAACTGGACGATTTCGGAGCGATGGGTGCGAGTGTGTTGGAAGTCTACCAGACGGTAAAAAAGCCGGAATACAAAGCCTACGTCGAGAAGGCAGGCAATCACATTCTGAACGAGCGCTTGCGGATGCAGGACGGAACGCTGGTGCGCGCGTTTCCGCACGAAAACACGCTGTGGGCCGACGACTTGTACATGAGCGTGCCATTTCTGGTGCGGATGGGCAAGGAAACGGGCGATACCAAGTACTTCGACGATGCGGTGAAGCAGGTCCTGAACTTCAGCAAGTACCTCTGGGACGAAGAACACGAACTGAACTGGCACTGCTACTACACCGACCTGGAACGAAACGGCGTGGCGCACTGGGGGCGCTGCAACGGCTGGATCATGCTGGCGCAGGTTCATCTGCTCGACAACCTTCCGCCCGACCATCCGCAGCGGCAGGCAATCATCGACAACCTGGAACGGCAGATTGTGGGCGTGGCGCGCTACCAGAATGGCAACGGCGTCTGGCATCAGGTGCTGGACCGCCCCGACTCGTACGAAGAATCGTCGGCCACGGCCATGTTCGTCTACGGGGTGGCGGCGGCCGTCAACCGGGGGTGGATTCATCCGTCCTATGCCACCATTGCCGTGGAAGGATGGAAGGGACTGGAAAAACTGATGATCACGGACGACGGCCAAATGAAGGCTATTTGTGTGGGAACCGGCATTCGCGACGACATGCCGTTCTACTACAACCGTCCTACCTCGATGAACGAAAAGCACGGCCTCGGCCCGTTGCTTGATGCCGGGGTGGAAATCCTGAAGTTGGAGCGAGGTGTCCTCGCCAAGAAATAAGCCATTATTTGTCATCTTGAACGGATGCCGAATGCCGCCCAGCGGAATGCCGCATCCTTGTCATCTCGAGGTTAGGAGAGATCTCCAACGTGTTGGTTTCTAGCTCTCCCGTAAGCTTTCAGCCGCGCCGCGTAGGCTTGTGGTTGCGGCAGGATCATGTGAAAGATCTTTTTCCAGAACTGAGAAGATCTCTCACCGCATCGGCACGGTCCGCCGTTGCGGGACCGATTCGTTCGAGATGACAAAAAATTATGGAGTTCAAATGCTACTATATGACGTCCCGTCGTGACTTTCTGGCTTCCCTCAGCGTGCTGACCGGCGCGAGTCTCGTGGGCTGGCCGCAGGGCGTGCGTGCGCAACCCTCTGCCGATTTCCTTCACGGGTTCGTAGATCGGCTGCGCCCCGTCGGGCGGGCCCTGGAGCTGGAAGGCTGGTACGTCTGGTGCAACAGCCCCATCGAAGGGCCCGACGGCAAAACCCATGTCTTTTTCTCGCGCTGGCGCGAAGAGAAAGGCATGGGTGGCTGGCTCAACGGCTGCGAAATTGCCCGCGCCGTCGCTGACTCGCCCGAAGGGCCTTTTACCTACGTCGAGACGGTGCTGTCGCCGCGACCGGGGGCGTGGGACGCGACGACCTGCCACAATCCGCACATCCGCCAGATCGGTGACCAGTATTGTCTACTCTACATGGGCAATGCGAACGGCAAAACGAACACCAAGCGGGTCGGCATGGCGCTGGCCTCCTCGCTCGAAGGACCGTGGCGGCGGCCGGACCAACCGCTGCTGGACGCGGGGCCGACCGGTGCGTGGGACGACCACTGCACCACCAACCCGTCGCTGATTCAACATCCGAATGGGCAGTACTGGCTCTACTACAAATCGTGGAACACGGCCGACTACGAAAATGAACAAGGGCGCATCCGGGGCAACCGGAAGTATGGCGTGGCCGTAGCCGATCGCCTCGAAGGACCCTACACTCGATACGAGGGCAATCCGGTAGTCGACTTTTCGGGACGCGGCAACAACACGCAACTGGAAGATGCCTTTGTGTGGCGGCAGGGGAAAACGTGGTACATGCTGGCCCGCGACATGGGGTACTTCAACCACGAAGTCGGCATCCTGATGGAATCCGCCGACGGCCTGCACTGGTCCGCCCCGGTGGTGGCGTTTCGCCCGCTGTCGACCTACGTGCAGGAGCCGCCCGCGCCGCCGCATCTGCACCGTTACGGGCGTGTCGAGCGGCCCCAGCTCTTGTTCCGCAACGGCAAGCCGGCCTACCTGTTTACGGCCGCCCAGGGCGGGAAGTACAGGACCGCCTCTTCGTTTATTTTCCGCCTTGCCTGAACGACTTCTGTCGTGGT includes the following:
- a CDS encoding glycosyl hydrolase yields the protein MRNFIRLAGFLCLLGGSPSGWAQSTSDGWPERTATHRPWTRWWWMGNAVDPANLDTLLTRYAAAGFGGVEVTPIYGAMGYEDRYLPYLSPTWMDALRFSAQKAEAVGMRLDMNLGTGWPFGGPQIQPEHAASQLVMQTYDVRGGKKWTHSLQVDDPKQRELGATLQAVVAYGDGGEVVDLTDQVSDAGQLTWKPKRGQWKVYAAFAGHTRQQVKRAAPGGEGYTMNHFSEEALQTYLHRFDTAFGAQPPNVRAYFNDSYEVYNADWSPNLLDAFRQRRGYDLALHLRELVSDDSTETLARLKSDYRETLSELLLENFTRPWTGWIHGKGGLSKNQAHGSPGNLLDLYGAVDIPECETFGSSYFPIPGLRRDSADVRNVDPDPIFLKFASSPAHVLGKPLVSCEAFTWLAEHFKVAPSQCKPEVEQTFLAGVNHVFYHGTTYSPLVGDQAAPWPGWLFYASTNFAPSNSWWPQVQGLNQYIARCQSVLQAGRPDNELLVYWPIYDVWHDAHGMEYQIGVHDVDEWLHPTPFYQLARQLTDRGYSLDFASDLQLEQARVVNGNVRVADGGGDYAVLVLPKSEHLPVETFEQAMRLAREGATVVLQALPQEVPGLHQLDERRQQLQQRVRELSFTAGTNGVQEAQVGEGRVVLTAQVESTLPTLGLNRETLTDLGLKFIRRKIDGGTYYYVVNHTPDAVNQVVTLTTAAQAVTMLDPQSGAYGTVPVQTGGQGTQVRLQLAPGEAMILRTADQPRGDAPVWAYVTETGTAQPLNGPWTLRFTEGGPEQPKDQSLSSLMSWTELNDPDAGRFSGCAEYSTTFEWSPEEGVDDYRLQLGNVRESARVWLNGEEVGVLWSLPFQARVGPFLKKGTNTLKIEVCNLMANRIRDMDRRGVEWKKYHEINFVNINYKSFDASDWAPQPSGLLGPVTLQPLRHTPNHP
- a CDS encoding diacylglycerol kinase family protein is translated as MIQFAKTLRSFRFAAGGIHWLFRYENNARVHLLAALVVIGVGFWLRISRTDWLWLLLAIALVWTAEMFNTALEKVVDLVSPEYHPLAGQAKDLAAGAVLLTALFAVVVGVLVLGPYVVDVFA
- a CDS encoding SGNH/GDSL hydrolase family protein, with the protein product MSETHSSNRRHFLRNATLGGALALSLPEIVTAAMAPTATQKVSLQKGDVILFQGDSITDAGRDKEKMDANNDVALGRGYAFMAGSQLLYQAPELTLTIYNKGISGNKVYQLADRWDTDALNLKPTVLSILIGVNDFWHMINGNYDGDLDKYRNDYIALLERTKKALPNVRLIIGEPFAVPNVKAVTDQWYPEFPKYQEAARDIAKQFNATLIPYQDVFDQAQKQAPASYWTPDGVHPSVAGAQLMAHAWLKAVKA
- a CDS encoding glycoside hydrolase family protein; protein product: MTSRRDFLASLSVLTGASLVGWPQGVRAQPSADFLHGFVDRLRPVGRALELEGWYVWCNSPIEGPDGKTHVFFSRWREEKGMGGWLNGCEIARAVADSPEGPFTYVETVLSPRPGAWDATTCHNPHIRQIGDQYCLLYMGNANGKTNTKRVGMALASSLEGPWRRPDQPLLDAGPTGAWDDHCTTNPSLIQHPNGQYWLYYKSWNTADYENEQGRIRGNRKYGVAVADRLEGPYTRYEGNPVVDFSGRGNNTQLEDAFVWRQGKTWYMLARDMGYFNHEVGILMESADGLHWSAPVVAFRPLSTYVQEPPAPPHLHRYGRVERPQLLFRNGKPAYLFTAAQGGKYRTASSFIFRLA
- a CDS encoding alpha/beta hydrolase family protein, producing MKTFFLYLLLVGVLVETTWAQDLTGTWQGALSVQGQSLPLVVHLKPVDGGYTGTLDSPKQNAFGLAISSVELNQKRLTLGLTALGASYEGTLVTADSLAGTWKQGGASFPLNLKRTDTEVGESRKPQEPKPPFLYESKDVSFQNAVAHLQLAGTLTLPKGAGPFPAVVLVSGSGPQNRDEEIFGHKPFAVLADYLTRHNIAVLRYDDRGQGQSQGDFATATTEDFATDAAAAFAFLKQQAKIDPTRVGIVGHSEGGLIAPMLAAQDTTVAFLVLLAAPGVATDDLMLQQSILISEASGAAPQEIEQQVQLNRQLFNILKSNDEPEALLEQMTELVDAEAKRRAGGDEATEAALKQQMTRALAPTMSPWFRYFINLNPRPTLMQVTCPVLALNGEKDLQVPAGPNLKALADALKSSGNTRVTTRELPGLNHLFQTAQTGLPAEYGQLEETFAPVALETIADWINGLAQQTYGVKE
- a CDS encoding glycoside hydrolase family 105 protein, producing MRKSIVVCLLLCVAGHIRAQNASHTEAVVRKIADRIVSNAQYTFVSETDGKVYASTKDIPKNVEVKFASPLQEWHYSNGVLNLAMVNLGRYLHEQKYLDYAAKHVAFGFENYAFFQKRFKHDRPHHRYPFGQLWTMDELDDFGAMGASVLEVYQTVKKPEYKAYVEKAGNHILNERLRMQDGTLVRAFPHENTLWADDLYMSVPFLVRMGKETGDTKYFDDAVKQVLNFSKYLWDEEHELNWHCYYTDLERNGVAHWGRCNGWIMLAQVHLLDNLPPDHPQRQAIIDNLERQIVGVARYQNGNGVWHQVLDRPDSYEESSATAMFVYGVAAAVNRGWIHPSYATIAVEGWKGLEKLMITDDGQMKAICVGTGIRDDMPFYYNRPTSMNEKHGLGPLLDAGVEILKLERGVLAKK
- the creD gene encoding cell envelope integrity protein CreD, translating into MNNFFERLNEWVRTSVTIRMLSVAFLILLLLIPASMIESLIREREMRQQDVIREISSKWSGPQTLTGPILSIPYDAYERANDGKMVKVTQWAHFLPESQAVTGQLAPQTRRRGLYEAVVYNAQLQFAGRFPSPDFSELGIAPDQVHWNDALVAVGISDMRGIEKEIQLQWAGQTYALNSGIETRDVLPGGASVKVRVAEGAGRYEYRFDLELKGSQSVFFVPVGRETNVTLQSDWPTPSFDGAFLPAERDVTETGFQAKWHVLHLNRQYPQQWKGSAYHLATEASPRYGIEPALQQSDQAAFGVHLLVPVDQYQKSMRTAKYAIMLIALTFVVFFFIEILTRRNIHPIQYILVGLALCVFYTLLLSLSEQIGFNAAYAVAALATIGLITAYVSSIFKNGRLTALMAGILTVLYGFIFVVLQLEDYALLLGSIALFVLLAVLMWLTRRIDWYQFGKKPPQEELA
- a CDS encoding DUF2089 family protein, giving the protein MPKKLPLKCPSCETTLKVESLQCTQCATRVVGLFDLPLLTRLSPDDQRFVVLFLKASGSLKEMAKQLGYSYPTVRNMLDDLIARIHTLESETNPSNE